One window of the Candidatus Palauibacter soopunensis genome contains the following:
- a CDS encoding M14 family metallopeptidase: MIARDLSLTARWRLVFGSWIVAAALAGCSTGGGTGADVPMPADVIGFAPGEDYKLTNYDGIKAYFEALAASTDRMALEQIGESTRGEPLYLAAISSPSNLRRLERIKEITRTLAYARDPEAGYGSVLAEEEARALAREGVAIVWIDGGLHATEVAHGQLMPEMAHHFVTDESPETRRVRENAVVLLMPNMNPDGLNIVADWYMSNVGGEFEMARVPELYHHYIGHDNNRDWYMLTQVETQAVTRQLYHNWFPQIVYNQHQSSPFPGRIWMPPFENPVNPHLDPLVVSSLNQMGHSMRRRFDEEGKPGVNSGIVFDLWWNGSMRGGPDYHNMLGFLTETAGAGYATPRCYDEDEIPDTFGARAGNLPAKTPSTNYNNPWLGGCWHLRDAMDYMMTAAKAVADMGAKLKEEYLFNHYLMGRRQIERGNTAEGGPFAYVLDPLASHDPGAVVEFMGLMSRSGIEFLRASEPFSVAGPEGDLAFPAGSYVIPPQAFRPYVVDLMEPKEYPDRRQYPGGPPEPPYDMTGYELRFQMGLQAVNVDEPFDMPPGEWGEVATDIGEVRGEGAAGFAVHGNANSIYRGLSAAGGEPGEGGDADEAPERFRTVQALATPNGDVPAGSYWLPDLSADEARTLAADHGLTLTGVSSPPSPGAVAEARPPRVAIYRSWQAPMPEGWTRWVLDQYGFEWENVWDADVRSGDLSRFDVILLPSQAAGGIASGNLPGTMPEQYTGGLGDEGAAALRAFVEGGGWLVASDQAVDYAIETFGLPFRNRARGLSSQEFFIPGSVIRLDVDPSHPLGYGMDAEAMALFSRGQVLERTGGGAAGNVGRISTPVCYADSDFLVSGWTLGGEAVLAGYPAAAQVEVGAGQVVLFAFRPHFRGQPRNTFKLLFNALAASTTERLPASPGLSCR; the protein is encoded by the coding sequence ATGATCGCCAGGGACCTCTCTCTGACCGCCAGGTGGCGGCTGGTATTCGGATCGTGGATCGTCGCCGCGGCGCTCGCGGGCTGCTCGACGGGGGGCGGCACCGGCGCCGACGTGCCGATGCCCGCCGACGTCATCGGGTTCGCGCCCGGCGAGGACTACAAGCTCACGAACTACGACGGGATCAAGGCGTACTTCGAGGCGCTCGCGGCCTCCACGGACCGCATGGCGCTGGAGCAGATCGGGGAGAGCACCCGCGGCGAGCCCCTCTACCTCGCCGCGATCTCGTCGCCGTCGAATCTCCGGCGCCTGGAACGGATCAAGGAGATCACGCGGACGCTGGCCTACGCACGCGACCCCGAGGCGGGGTACGGATCGGTCCTCGCCGAGGAGGAGGCGCGCGCGCTGGCGCGGGAAGGCGTCGCCATCGTGTGGATCGACGGCGGGCTGCACGCGACCGAGGTCGCGCACGGGCAGCTGATGCCGGAGATGGCGCATCACTTCGTGACGGACGAATCCCCGGAGACCCGGCGTGTGCGGGAGAACGCGGTCGTCCTCCTGATGCCGAATATGAACCCGGACGGTCTGAATATCGTCGCCGACTGGTATATGTCGAACGTGGGCGGCGAGTTCGAGATGGCGCGCGTGCCGGAGCTCTATCATCACTATATCGGGCACGACAACAATCGCGACTGGTACATGCTGACGCAGGTCGAGACGCAGGCGGTGACGCGGCAACTGTATCACAACTGGTTTCCGCAGATCGTCTATAATCAGCATCAGTCGAGCCCCTTCCCCGGGCGGATCTGGATGCCGCCCTTCGAGAACCCCGTGAACCCGCACCTCGATCCGCTGGTCGTGAGTTCCCTGAATCAGATGGGACATTCGATGCGGCGCCGTTTCGACGAGGAGGGGAAGCCCGGCGTCAACAGCGGCATCGTGTTCGATCTGTGGTGGAACGGTTCCATGAGGGGCGGGCCCGACTATCACAACATGCTCGGGTTCCTGACGGAGACGGCGGGCGCGGGTTACGCGACGCCCCGCTGCTACGACGAGGACGAGATCCCGGACACGTTCGGCGCGCGCGCCGGGAACCTGCCCGCGAAGACGCCTTCGACGAACTACAACAACCCGTGGCTCGGCGGCTGCTGGCACCTGCGCGACGCCATGGACTACATGATGACGGCGGCGAAGGCCGTGGCGGACATGGGCGCGAAGCTCAAGGAGGAATACCTCTTCAACCACTACCTCATGGGCCGGCGCCAGATCGAGCGCGGAAACACGGCGGAGGGCGGCCCGTTCGCCTACGTGCTCGACCCCCTGGCCTCGCACGACCCGGGCGCGGTCGTCGAGTTCATGGGTCTGATGTCGCGGTCCGGGATCGAATTCCTGCGCGCGTCGGAGCCGTTCTCGGTGGCGGGGCCGGAGGGAGATCTCGCCTTCCCCGCCGGGTCGTACGTGATTCCGCCCCAGGCCTTCCGGCCCTACGTGGTGGACCTGATGGAGCCCAAGGAGTACCCCGACCGGCGCCAGTATCCCGGTGGGCCGCCGGAGCCGCCGTACGACATGACGGGCTACGAACTCCGCTTCCAGATGGGACTGCAGGCGGTGAACGTGGACGAACCGTTCGACATGCCGCCGGGCGAGTGGGGCGAGGTTGCGACCGACATCGGCGAGGTGCGCGGCGAGGGGGCGGCGGGCTTCGCGGTGCACGGCAACGCGAACTCGATCTACCGCGGGCTGTCCGCTGCGGGAGGCGAGCCCGGCGAAGGCGGGGACGCGGACGAAGCCCCGGAGCGCTTCCGTACCGTGCAGGCGCTCGCGACGCCGAACGGCGACGTGCCCGCTGGGTCGTACTGGCTGCCCGACCTGTCCGCCGATGAGGCCCGCACGCTCGCCGCCGACCACGGGCTCACGCTCACCGGCGTCTCCTCCCCACCCTCCCCCGGCGCCGTCGCCGAGGCGCGGCCCCCGCGCGTCGCGATCTACCGCTCGTGGCAGGCCCCAATGCCCGAGGGCTGGACCCGCTGGGTGCTGGACCAGTACGGCTTCGAGTGGGAGAACGTGTGGGACGCGGACGTGCGGAGCGGCGACCTGTCCCGCTTCGACGTCATCCTCCTCCCGTCGCAGGCCGCGGGCGGGATCGCGAGCGGGAACCTGCCGGGCACCATGCCGGAGCAGTACACGGGCGGCCTCGGCGACGAGGGCGCCGCGGCGCTCCGCGCCTTCGTCGAGGGCGGGGGCTGGCTCGTCGCCTCCGACCAGGCGGTGGACTACGCGATCGAGACCTTCGGCCTCCCCTTCCGCAACCGGGCGCGGGGACTCTCCTCGCAGGAGTTCTTCATCCCGGGATCGGTGATCCGGCTCGATGTCGACCCCTCGCACCCGCTCGGCTACGGGATGGACGCGGAGGCGATGGCCCTCTTTTCCCGCGGCCAGGTGCTGGAGAGGACGGGTGGCGGGGCGGCGGGCAACGTGGGCCGGATCTCGACGCCGGTGTGCTACGCCGACTCGGACTTCCTCGTGAGCGGCTGGACGCTGGGCGGCGAGGCAGTGCTCGCTGGCTACCCGGCGGCCGCACAGGTCGAGGTCGGCGCGGGCCAGGTCGTGCTGTTCGCCTTCCGGCCCCACTTCCGCGGCCAGCCGCGCAACACGTTCAAGCTCCTTTTCAACGCGCTCGCCGCATCCACGACGGAGAGACTCCCCGCGAGCCCCGGGCTGAGCTGCCGCTGA
- a CDS encoding leucine-rich repeat protein — translation MVDPTRSRWTLVWVAAAIAACGDGSTDPGPGPDPARTPVATVGALAGDVSEGLDAIVSVRLDPPPASPISVRYTLSADGDPATADADTADYRADGSVSVPAGTSVADVRIAIRDDDDIEPAREAFLFSLDAPATGAGYRLGATTSTQVTIAEGVCDRTPEIRDALVVRSRADSCSGVTTAHLGITTLNLAGIEIPTLRPGDLSGLYNLRNLDLSGVGFTAFPVGVFADLTSLETLRLRSNGFETLPTDAFAGLARLKTLDLGDNALTTLSAESFAGLTSLETLEVRSNAFATLPAGAFAELTGLERLHLGANDFTTLGDGVFAGLAKLEWLYLGNGRIGALEAGVFSGLTGLESLLLQDTGLEALPAGVFKGLSSLRELRLDRNALEALPEDAFADLSRLESLRLYGNRLAELPAGLLSGLSALRVLRLDGNRLAALPEQVFVGLSGLDTLLLAENPGAPFALALELERTDNPDPAATGPARIALAVGEGAPFAMTVPLSARGGALSAEMAVLEAGSERSAEITVTATEGGQSEVQVVAGPVPAVPRRVTGIEVGLGDPLILFGEGTNAPPVPEREVAPQRLQSGAHPTTFTASDYFRDPEGAAVRISGVSADVAVATVTAEDGVVTLTPVAAGSTTVTLTATDPPGATAELSFPVIVREAASRPFDIDLILLDEVTDSQAEAFADAVDFWTAILADTELADVPLGQDVAPGCWDITTDQRIGTVDDIAFVASVREIDGEDGVLARAGPCVVRDESRLPAVGALELDAADLARLEEEGNLKDVEEVILHEIGHVLGIGTVWVDHGLLRNLSVHNTGADTHFTGPLAIAAFDERGGANYDDGEKVPVENTSGPGAADSHWRESVLGHELMTPFQAPGERDLLSLITVQSLADLGYEVKVGLAEIYRIPGSTGGARATPERRIPYGDDILRGPIRVVDRNGRVVRIIPN, via the coding sequence ATGGTGGATCCGACACGGAGCAGGTGGACGCTGGTCTGGGTCGCGGCGGCGATCGCCGCGTGCGGCGACGGCAGCACCGACCCGGGGCCGGGGCCCGACCCCGCGCGGACGCCGGTGGCGACGGTCGGCGCCCTGGCGGGGGACGTGTCCGAGGGTCTGGACGCGATCGTGTCGGTCCGTCTCGATCCCCCGCCAGCCTCGCCCATCAGCGTCCGCTACACGCTGAGCGCGGACGGAGACCCGGCCACCGCGGACGCGGACACGGCGGACTACCGCGCCGATGGTTCGGTGTCCGTTCCCGCCGGCACGAGCGTCGCGGACGTTCGGATCGCGATCCGGGACGACGACGACATCGAGCCCGCCCGCGAGGCCTTCCTCTTCAGCCTGGATGCGCCGGCGACGGGCGCGGGATATCGGCTGGGAGCGACGACCTCGACGCAGGTGACGATCGCGGAAGGCGTCTGCGACCGAACGCCGGAGATCCGGGACGCGCTCGTCGTCCGGAGCCGCGCCGACAGTTGCTCGGGCGTGACGACGGCGCACCTGGGGATCACGACGCTCAACCTCGCCGGCATCGAAATCCCCACCCTCAGGCCGGGCGATCTCTCGGGCCTGTACAACCTCAGAAACCTGGACCTCTCCGGTGTCGGCTTCACCGCTTTTCCGGTGGGCGTGTTCGCCGATCTGACGAGCCTCGAGACGCTGCGCCTGCGGAGCAACGGGTTCGAGACGCTGCCGACCGACGCGTTCGCGGGGCTCGCGCGCCTGAAGACGCTGGATCTGGGCGACAACGCGCTGACCACGCTGTCGGCCGAATCGTTTGCGGGACTCACATCCCTCGAGACGCTGGAGGTGCGTTCCAACGCGTTCGCCACGCTGCCGGCGGGCGCGTTCGCCGAACTCACGGGCCTGGAGCGGCTGCACCTGGGCGCCAACGACTTCACGACCCTCGGCGACGGCGTGTTCGCGGGACTCGCCAAGCTGGAGTGGCTCTACCTCGGCAACGGCCGCATCGGCGCGCTGGAGGCGGGCGTCTTCTCCGGCCTGACCGGGCTGGAGAGCCTGCTGCTCCAGGACACCGGGCTCGAGGCGCTTCCCGCCGGCGTCTTCAAGGGCCTCTCCAGCCTCCGCGAGTTGCGGCTGGACCGGAACGCGCTGGAAGCGCTCCCGGAAGACGCGTTCGCCGACCTCTCCCGCCTGGAGTCGCTGCGTTTGTACGGCAACCGGCTCGCCGAACTGCCCGCGGGGCTGCTCTCGGGACTCTCCGCGCTCCGCGTGCTTCGGCTGGACGGGAACCGCCTGGCGGCGCTGCCGGAGCAAGTGTTCGTCGGCCTGTCCGGTCTCGACACGCTGCTCCTGGCGGAGAACCCCGGGGCCCCGTTCGCGCTCGCACTCGAACTCGAGCGGACCGACAATCCCGACCCCGCCGCCACGGGTCCCGCCCGGATCGCGCTCGCCGTGGGCGAGGGGGCGCCGTTCGCCATGACCGTTCCCCTCTCCGCCCGGGGCGGCGCGCTCTCGGCGGAGATGGCGGTCCTCGAAGCGGGGAGCGAACGGAGCGCGGAGATCACCGTGACCGCAACGGAGGGCGGCCAGAGCGAGGTCCAGGTGGTGGCGGGCCCCGTCCCCGCGGTCCCGCGACGCGTGACGGGCATCGAGGTCGGACTCGGCGACCCGCTCATCCTCTTCGGAGAGGGGACGAACGCGCCGCCCGTGCCGGAGCGCGAGGTGGCGCCCCAGCGCCTGCAGTCCGGCGCCCACCCGACCACGTTCACGGCGTCGGATTACTTCCGGGATCCCGAGGGCGCCGCCGTGCGCATCTCGGGCGTCTCGGCCGATGTCGCCGTGGCGACGGTGACCGCCGAAGATGGCGTCGTGACGCTGACGCCCGTCGCCGCGGGGTCCACGACCGTGACCCTGACGGCGACCGATCCGCCGGGCGCGACCGCGGAGCTTTCATTCCCCGTGATCGTGCGAGAGGCGGCTTCACGGCCCTTCGACATCGACCTCATCCTCCTCGACGAGGTGACAGACTCCCAGGCGGAGGCCTTCGCCGACGCCGTGGATTTCTGGACGGCCATACTGGCGGACACGGAACTGGCGGATGTCCCGCTCGGCCAGGACGTGGCGCCGGGGTGCTGGGATATCACGACGGATCAGCGGATCGGCACGGTCGACGACATTGCCTTCGTCGCGTCCGTCCGGGAGATCGACGGCGAGGACGGCGTCCTGGCCCGGGCCGGTCCCTGCGTCGTCCGGGATGAGTCCCGCCTGCCCGCCGTCGGCGCCCTGGAACTCGACGCGGCGGACCTCGCACGGCTCGAGGAGGAGGGGAACCTGAAGGACGTCGAGGAGGTGATCCTGCACGAGATCGGCCACGTCCTGGGGATCGGCACGGTGTGGGTCGACCACGGCCTGCTCCGGAACCTGTCCGTTCACAATACCGGAGCGGACACGCATTTCACGGGACCTCTGGCCATCGCCGCCTTCGACGAGCGCGGCGGAGCGAACTACGACGACGGCGAGAAAGTGCCGGTCGAAAACACGTCGGGACCGGGGGCGGCGGACTCCCACTGGCGGGAATCCGTGCTGGGCCACGAGTTGATGACGCCGTTCCAGGCACCGGGCGAGCGTGATCTCCTGAGCCTCATCACGGTCCAGTCGCTGGCGGACCTCGGGTATGAGGTCAAGGTCGGGCTCGCCGAGATCTACCGGATTCCCGGATCCACGGGCGGCGCGCGCGCCACGCCCGAACGCCGAATCCCCTACGGCGACGACATCCTCCGCGGACCCATCAGGGTCGTGGACCGCAACGGCCGCGTGGTCCGAATCATCCCCAACTGA